The sequence TCTTGCTTCTATACCGTTTTGACCTATCAAATCAGACACTCTAAGTCCTAAAAGTCCCCCAAACTCTTCAAGCCATCTTCTTGTCAATGTGTTATTTTCGGCAGCCGAGGCTGGGCCGCCATACTCGTTTTGAGAGTTCTCACCCCAGATGATCAAAGGTATCTTCATTTGAACCGCAATGCGAACAGGTATTGTAAATATCGTCACGTGTTCAGGCCAAGATATATCCCCAACCTCAGTAAGAGCTATCCGATTGATCTTTCGACGAACAACAGGGTTAGTAGTCACTTCAATATAATCGACGCCTAATCGCTTGAGATTCTCAATATTCCTTCTCCCGATAGGGGACAACATATCTGTTGTAGCAGTAACGCAAAGAGGGTTTGCACCTAGTTCAAGCATTCTGATAACCTGATAATGACTATCTTTTCCACCACTTACGGGAATGATACAGTCATAGTTGCTTCCACCACGTGATCGGTATCTATCGAGAATGTTCAATAGCTCTTGTTTCCTTTTTTCCCAATCAACCAGAGTTCTACGCTCAAAGCTTCTACATGCGCTACAGATACCCTCCCCATCTATGTAGAGATCGGGCTTTGTTTCCGGCATAACACATCGCTTGCAATATTTTATCCAGCGAGTTTGCATAGCCCAATACCTCCTCATTGTAATAAAGTATAGCTACAGTAGCTACTCACAAGAAGTTCATAGCTAGTACTCTCAGCTCGTCTACTGAAAGCCAATGAGTATTTGTATCACTGGTGTATCGAAATCCTTCGGGAACAGGTTTACCTTCATACCAGTTCTTTGTTTCCCACCAGTTGTAGAGCGGACGAATAACGTACATGTCGTCTAACTCTAGAGCATGCCTTGACTCATCCTCTGAAAGTAATACCTCATGAAGTTTCTCTCCAGGTCGTATGCCAATGTAATCCACTTTACAATCAGGAGCGATTGCCTGCACCAAATCCATAATATTCATACTAGGAATCTTAGGAATGAACACCTCACCTCCGTGCATGTGCTCGATACAACGTATAACGAATCTCACACCCTGCTCCAACGTAAGCCAGAATCGAGTCATTCGTGGGTCGGTTACAGTGACTCGTCCAGTTCGACGCTGCTCTAGAAACAGTGGAATCACACTACCGCGACTTCCAACCACATTTCCATATCGTGCACAACTAAATCTACAACCTTGCATACCACTATAAGAATTAGCCTGTACGAACAATTTTTCTGCGCATAGTTTTGTGGCTCCATACAGATTGATAGGATTGACAGCCTTATCAGTGCTTAGCGCAAATACCTTCTCAACACCAGTATCAAGTGCGGCATCTATAACATTCCGTGCTCCTACGATATTGGTCATAATAGCCTCAATTGGATTATATTCACAGGCAGGCACTTGTTTCAGAGCTGCTGCATGCACAACAATGTCAATACCATTCATGGCACGACGGAGACGGTCTACGTCGCGTACATCGCCGATAAAATAGCGCAAACTATCGTGATCAAAACCGGAAATTCGCATCTCGTGTTGCTTCAGCTCATCACGACTGAAGATTACAACTCTCTTTGGATTATACTCGCGTAGTATGATTTCAATGAATTTCTTGCCGAATGAGCCGGTACCACCTGTGATGAGTAATGAGCTTTCATGCCAATTCATAAACTCAACCTCGTTCATGTTCGTCTACAAGCATAGGGTGCGATGTAATTCACTCTTGCTGGATACAAAATTCAGAAGTGAAGTCTTCAACTATACGGCAAGGTATCGGACGAAGAAGGAATATCCAAATTTAACTCTAGTACAGGCTATCATAGTCTTCGATCTATACTTGACATAATCGATTGATGTCATATCTCAAGCGACAGAGGAATCACGGATGCGAGGTTCAATGCCCTGCTATCCTCTTTCTTTATCCACTGCTCACGAATAGCAGGTGCGGCAGATAGTCTGTACGCACACCATCTCGCAGGCACACTGTATGCGTGTCCGAATCGCGCTGGCCGATGACCATACCGACAGGTGAAACCAACAACCTGCTCAGGCGGTTGACTTCTCCAATCATAGTGTGCACATATGGCGCAGACACTGGCCAGCAGTTTTCCCCTAAGATGCGGGTACAGGCTACAGCTGCGACCTGTCCATTTCCACGTCGGCAGAATTTGCTGTTGGCGCGCTGAAGTTGGGGCAAACTGGCATGATGCGTTGCGGATGCGGACCCGAGTAGAGTAGTCTCGCAAAACACGATTGGGCACTAGGTGAGTGCTAAGTGCCTGCGCCTCTAACGCTATCGGATGTGGCAGCAGATCTATGACCCAACCCTGTGTTCGGCTCGTGCTCATCCGGTATTGGATGCATCTGCCCACATGCGCACGATGCTGACTCAAGTTACTCGGGTGGTGTGCGTCGACAGAACAACCGTGATCCAGGTACGAGAATCGGCCATGGTACCCAGCCTCCTCTGTCCACTCGGCAGAGTGCCGCTGTGCCAGTTGCCATGCTTCCACTGATGTGGAGCACGACCATTGATGGCCGAGTGGCGTGTCACAGATAGGCAGATCACTGGATGATGCACGGTATGCACGCAACGGGTGAGCTACCAAGTAACCACCGTGCTGCTGCCAGAGGCGATCCTTCGGTAAGTTCAGACAATCACGCAGAACCCGGATTATGGGCTGACGCATGCCCCTATGTAGATGGCGCAACAGATTGAAACACAGCACTAACCAGTCGAGTTTCATGTTATGCGATTGCTTATCATTGTCTCGTGGCTCGATCAGATTAAAATCTAGTTCAGGGTAATGCAACACAAACTCCTAACGTCGAATCGCATTACCAGCGGTAGACGCCCTAGAACAGGCAGTTGCTAATTTTATCACTGCGCACAATGTGCATGCACACCGCATTACATAGATGTAGATCAGTCTTGCAAGTAATCTCACTCATAATTAGGATGTCCTGAGCATGGGTAAATAGTACCTGGTGAAGATAAGTCCTCCTATAATCCCGATGCGATTACATCAACCACTACCATCTGCAAATCCTCTGTCATCTCAGGATATACCGGCAATGCCAGCGTCTCAGCAGCCGCACACTCACTTGCCGGTAGATCGCCAACTCGTAAACCTAAGTAGGAAAAACACTCTTGCAAATGTAGAGGTATGGGATAGTAGACCTCATATCCAATTCGACGTGCCTTCAGTGATGTCATCACTCTATCTCGCTGCACTACACGAATAACGAACTGATTATACACATGTTTGCGATTTGGTGCCTCGACAGGTAGCACCACTTTCGCTGGTGATAATCCACATAAACCATTGATCCGCGCACGACACCCCGATTCCAAGCAGACTGGGAGATCGGTAGCAAGCCCAGCTTCAATAAACAAACGCCGATACGTCGCCGCATTCCGCTGCCGACTCGCTGTCCAGTCATCCAGATACTTCAACTTGACCCGCAGCACAGCCGCCTGAAGGGCGTCAAGACGGAAGTTACCGCCGATGAGCTTGTGATAATATTTCGGAGAAGCCCCGTGCGCACGTAGCAAACGCATTTTTTCTGCCAGCGTGGAGTCACTGGTGACAACCATCCCGCCGTCACCAAACCCACCCAAATTTTTCGAAGGAAAGAAACTGAAACATCCCATATGACCGATTGACCCTGCTCTCCGTCCTTTGTACTCCGCACCAATAGCCTGTGCTGCATCTTCAATTACAACGAGGTTATGACGTTGAGCAATTTCCATAATCGGATCCATGTCGGCCATTTGGCCGTATAGATGCACTGGCATAATAGCACGGGTGCGTGGAGTAATTTTTGCCTCGATAGCATTTGGGTCGATATTGAACGTGAGAGGATCGATATCTACAAACACCGGTACAGCACCAAGGCGCGCTATTGAGCCTGCTGTAGCGAAGAAGGTATATGGTGTTGTTATGACCTCATCACCTGGGCGAGTGTCTATTGCCATCAATGCTACTAGTAGTGCATCAGTGCCCGAAGATACCCCAATACCGTATTTACAGCCTGTATACGTAGCAATCTCATGCTCAAGCGCCTCAACTTCCGGCCCAAGGATGAACTGTTGCGCTTCTATAACACGATCAATTGCAGCACGAATTTCCTCACGAATGGTTGCATACTGTGCTTTCAGGTCGAGTAATGGAATACTGTGAGTTGATTCAGAGGAGGTAGGTGACATTACCTTTATCCTCACAACTATTTCTGGTACTTACCAGACTTAGCTTATGCGATTGCTTACGATAATGCAGG comes from Chloroflexus sp. Y-396-1 and encodes:
- the pseB gene encoding UDP-N-acetylglucosamine 4,6-dehydratase (inverting), translated to MNWHESSLLITGGTGSFGKKFIEIILREYNPKRVVIFSRDELKQHEMRISGFDHDSLRYFIGDVRDVDRLRRAMNGIDIVVHAAALKQVPACEYNPIEAIMTNIVGARNVIDAALDTGVEKVFALSTDKAVNPINLYGATKLCAEKLFVQANSYSGMQGCRFSCARYGNVVGSRGSVIPLFLEQRRTGRVTVTDPRMTRFWLTLEQGVRFVIRCIEHMHGGEVFIPKIPSMNIMDLVQAIAPDCKVDYIGIRPGEKLHEVLLSEDESRHALELDDMYVIRPLYNWWETKNWYEGKPVPEGFRYTSDTNTHWLSVDELRVLAMNFL
- a CDS encoding DegT/DnrJ/EryC1/StrS aminotransferase family protein is translated as MSPTSSESTHSIPLLDLKAQYATIREEIRAAIDRVIEAQQFILGPEVEALEHEIATYTGCKYGIGVSSGTDALLVALMAIDTRPGDEVITTPYTFFATAGSIARLGAVPVFVDIDPLTFNIDPNAIEAKITPRTRAIMPVHLYGQMADMDPIMEIAQRHNLVVIEDAAQAIGAEYKGRRAGSIGHMGCFSFFPSKNLGGFGDGGMVVTSDSTLAEKMRLLRAHGASPKYYHKLIGGNFRLDALQAAVLRVKLKYLDDWTASRQRNAATYRRLFIEAGLATDLPVCLESGCRARINGLCGLSPAKVVLPVEAPNRKHVYNQFVIRVVQRDRVMTSLKARRIGYEVYYPIPLHLQECFSYLGLRVGDLPASECAAAETLALPVYPEMTEDLQMVVVDVIASGL
- a CDS encoding N-acetyl sugar amidotransferase, translating into MQTRWIKYCKRCVMPETKPDLYIDGEGICSACRSFERRTLVDWEKRKQELLNILDRYRSRGGSNYDCIIPVSGGKDSHYQVIRMLELGANPLCVTATTDMLSPIGRRNIENLKRLGVDYIEVTTNPVVRRKINRIALTEVGDISWPEHVTIFTIPVRIAVQMKIPLIIWGENSQNEYGGPASAAENNTLTRRWLEEFGGLLGLRVSDLIGQNGIEARHLIQYTYPSDEELQKVGVTGLFLGYYLPWDGYQNALIAQSYGFETYHQAVEGSIANYENLDNVQTGIHDYFKFLKYGFGRATDIACLHIRRGRISREDGLRMVKIRDGKFPWTYLGVPIEDVLKEIDMSLEEFISVCDRFTNKRLFVCDSRGRLVKDKDGNLTKINYDNVEEL